The genomic stretch GCAGCAGCGTGCTGGCGCACACGCTGATCGCCGCGGATCTCGTCGACGAGTACCGCCTGCTCCTCTACCCGGTATCGCTCGGCGGGGGCAAGAAACTGTTCCCGGACGGGACGCGGGTCAATCTGAACTTGTTCGAGTCGAAGATCTTTCCCTCGGGCGTCATGCTCATGCGCTACGCCGCCGCGCCAGCCTGAGAGACGAGGACTCGAAGACCACTCAGCGTCTCGCCGACTTCGCCACTCCCTC from Candidatus Eisenbacteria bacterium encodes the following:
- a CDS encoding dihydrofolate reductase family protein; this encodes SSVLAHTLIAADLVDEYRLLLYPVSLGGGKKLFPDGTRVNLNLFESKIFPSGVMLMRYAAAPA